The Pelosinus sp. IPA-1 genome contains a region encoding:
- a CDS encoding MarR family transcriptional regulator: MKKTPYIGKWISCLHRSGQTFFDYHLAEFGLGSGNGYFACLRYLFRQEGITQDTISKYVNIDKTTIARAIMKLETLGYVTKQIDPIDRRAYKVYLTKKGRDFQPKLEATLALWTTSLTHGFTPEEKAMAFSLLEKMTQNALNLKERINSMEKSTRSEANETGLIK, translated from the coding sequence TTGAAAAAGACACCTTACATCGGAAAATGGATCTCTTGTTTACATCGATCCGGTCAAACTTTTTTTGATTATCATTTAGCCGAGTTTGGTCTCGGAAGCGGAAATGGCTACTTCGCTTGCTTAAGATACCTTTTTCGTCAAGAAGGCATTACACAAGATACAATTAGTAAATATGTAAATATTGATAAAACAACAATTGCTCGTGCCATTATGAAATTAGAGACCTTGGGATATGTTACAAAACAAATTGATCCAATTGATCGACGTGCCTATAAAGTATATTTAACCAAGAAGGGTCGCGATTTTCAGCCAAAGCTTGAAGCTACATTAGCACTCTGGACTACCTCACTTACCCATGGATTTACACCAGAGGAAAAAGCTATGGCATTTAGTCTCCTGGAAAAAATGACTCAAAACGCACTTAACCTCAAGGAACGTATAAACAGTATGGAAAAATCAACTAGGAGTGAAGCAAATGAGACAGGGCTTATTAAGTAA
- a CDS encoding Rrf2 family transcriptional regulator has protein sequence MKISSRFSVAVHILALLAVDKGFHNTSEWIAGSVNTNPVIIRRVIGKLKKVGLVNVRPGTGGAYLTKGLDEITLLDIYRAVEVVKEENLFSFHEQPNPKCPVGANIQCVLELNLIRAQLAMEDVLAKVTMQQLVAGLIEKIDSD, from the coding sequence ATGAAAATTAGTAGCCGCTTTTCTGTAGCAGTGCATATTCTAGCATTATTGGCAGTCGATAAGGGGTTTCATAATACATCGGAATGGATTGCTGGAAGTGTAAACACAAATCCTGTGATTATTCGTAGAGTCATTGGGAAACTAAAGAAAGTCGGATTGGTAAATGTACGTCCAGGAACTGGAGGGGCCTATCTAACAAAAGGATTAGATGAGATCACCTTATTAGATATCTATCGTGCTGTAGAGGTTGTCAAGGAAGAGAACCTTTTTAGTTTTCATGAACAGCCAAACCCTAAGTGTCCAGTTGGAGCAAATATCCAATGTGTGCTAGAGTTGAATTTAATTCGTGCCCAATTGGCGATGGAAGATGTGTTAGCGAAAGTTACAATGCAACAGTTAGTTGCAGGTCTGATTGAAAAAATAGATTCAGATTAA
- a CDS encoding universal stress protein, with protein sequence MFDKILVPVDGSEAAWRALDYACALGKQFHSKISIVHVVQAHYTLPTIGINGEVPFLSINIEEVETTGYKIIELAKERMAEYPNFEATLEFGHPAERVLSLVKNDSYDLIVIGSRGLSGISEFFLGSISANVSQYSPIPVMIVK encoded by the coding sequence ATGTTTGATAAAATTTTGGTTCCTGTTGACGGCTCTGAAGCAGCTTGGCGTGCCTTAGATTATGCCTGTGCATTAGGAAAACAGTTCCATAGTAAGATCAGTATTGTTCATGTGGTGCAAGCCCACTATACCCTACCAACCATTGGGATCAATGGTGAGGTTCCTTTTCTCTCTATTAATATTGAGGAAGTGGAAACGACAGGTTATAAAATCATTGAATTGGCAAAGGAAAGAATGGCTGAATACCCTAACTTTGAAGCCACTTTAGAATTTGGCCACCCAGCAGAACGTGTATTATCCCTTGTCAAAAATGATAGTTATGATTTAATTGTCATTGGTTCGAGAGGTCTGAGTGGTATTAGTGAATTTTTCTTAGGCAGTATTAGTGCAAATGTGTCTCAATATTCTCCTATCCCTGTCATGATTGTCAAGTAA
- a CDS encoding HAD family hydrolase translates to MDTSREKAWSILTTHVHEKPLLNHCQAVEIAMRAYAEKYEEDVEYWGAVGLLHDVDFEKYPEEHPNHTGQILVPHGYTAAFITDIESHARDWVPERSLLQKVLLGVDELTGFIIACALVRPDKSIENLQIKSIMKKMKDKAFARAVNRETIVQGADMLGIELQEHIEFVTAALAKDFVI, encoded by the coding sequence ATGGATACAAGCAGGGAAAAAGCATGGAGTATATTAACAACTCATGTACACGAAAAACCTCTTTTGAACCATTGTCAGGCAGTAGAGATCGCAATGCGGGCTTATGCAGAAAAATATGAAGAAGACGTAGAATATTGGGGTGCTGTAGGTTTACTCCATGATGTTGATTTTGAAAAATATCCTGAAGAGCATCCAAACCATACTGGGCAAATACTAGTACCTCATGGGTATACAGCAGCGTTTATAACAGATATCGAATCCCATGCTAGGGATTGGGTACCTGAGAGAAGTTTATTACAAAAGGTATTGCTAGGTGTAGATGAACTTACGGGATTTATTATTGCATGTGCCCTAGTGCGCCCAGATAAAAGTATTGAAAACTTGCAAATTAAATCGATCATGAAAAAAATGAAAGACAAAGCTTTTGCTAGAGCTGTCAATCGTGAAACGATAGTTCAAGGTGCAGATATGTTAGGAATTGAGTTACAAGAACATATTGAATTTGTGACTGCGGCCTTAGCGAAGGATTTTGTAATTTAA
- a CDS encoding AraC family transcriptional regulator gives MNQEHSEIHHKRGYLHKDFEFFHISDNKDMQFEFHYHDFNKIIIFISGKVTYLIEGKAYKLKPWDILLVNNNEIHKPMIDQQETYERFVIWVNSSFLLQHNDDQCNLLTCFEEAAEKKLNLLRLSPELLLGIKNILLQLEDACNSQEFGSKVLKNSLFLQFIVQLNRMFLGIEINPEHPDIEYDETIGRILHYINANLTKDLSMDTLAATFYLSKYYLMRKFKQQTGYTIHNYILQKRLITANAMIRKGNSITATYLECGFGDYSNFVRAFKKTFGLSPKRHYKMLLEQEKSKKSHD, from the coding sequence ATGAACCAAGAACATTCCGAAATACACCATAAAAGAGGGTATCTGCATAAAGATTTTGAGTTTTTCCATATAAGTGATAATAAAGATATGCAGTTTGAGTTCCATTATCATGATTTTAATAAGATTATTATTTTCATTTCTGGAAAGGTAACTTATTTAATTGAAGGCAAAGCTTATAAATTAAAACCATGGGATATTCTTTTAGTAAATAATAATGAAATTCATAAACCGATGATTGATCAGCAGGAAACTTACGAACGTTTTGTCATTTGGGTGAATTCTTCTTTTCTTTTACAGCATAATGATGACCAATGCAATTTATTAACCTGCTTTGAAGAAGCGGCTGAAAAGAAACTAAATTTGCTGCGTTTATCCCCCGAGTTACTTCTAGGAATAAAGAATATTCTACTCCAGTTGGAAGATGCTTGTAATAGCCAAGAATTTGGTAGTAAGGTACTTAAGAATTCCTTATTCCTACAGTTTATTGTTCAACTCAATCGGATGTTTTTGGGTATTGAAATTAATCCTGAGCACCCAGATATAGAATATGATGAAACCATCGGACGCATCTTACATTATATTAATGCAAATCTAACGAAAGATTTATCTATGGATACGCTAGCGGCTACTTTCTACTTAAGTAAGTATTATTTAATGAGAAAGTTTAAACAACAAACTGGCTATACCATACATAATTACATCCTACAAAAGCGATTAATTACAGCGAATGCAATGATTCGAAAAGGCAATTCAATTACAGCTACTTATCTTGAATGTGGTTTTGGTGATTATTCAAACTTTGTTAGAGCTTTTAAAAAGACCTTTGGCCTTTCACCAAAAAGGCATTATAAAATGCTTCTAGAACAAGAAAAAAGTAAAAAATCCCACGACTAA
- a CDS encoding LysE/ArgO family amino acid transporter gives MQAFLHGMVLAMGLILPLGVQNLFVFTQGVTQPSLLRVLPAVITASICDTVLILLAVEGVSVFVASFVLFKILLLTFGIIFLCYMGWITWNSIPVGTNNDETKSVTVKQQILFAVSVSLFNPHAVLDTIGVIGTSSIHYVEREKFLFTIACILVSWCWFLFLSVIGRVIGKRKGFRQVFGLINKVSAVFMWLSALYMIYNSTI, from the coding sequence ATGCAAGCCTTTCTTCACGGAATGGTGCTAGCTATGGGGCTTATATTGCCTCTTGGAGTACAAAACTTATTTGTCTTCACCCAAGGCGTAACCCAGCCAAGTTTGTTGCGAGTTTTGCCAGCTGTTATTACAGCTTCCATATGTGATACCGTTTTAATATTACTAGCGGTAGAAGGTGTTTCTGTATTTGTTGCGAGTTTTGTGCTATTTAAGATACTGCTACTTACTTTTGGAATTATTTTTTTATGTTATATGGGCTGGATCACTTGGAATAGTATTCCCGTGGGTACAAATAATGATGAGACAAAGAGTGTAACGGTGAAACAACAAATTCTTTTTGCAGTGAGTGTTTCATTATTTAACCCCCATGCTGTACTAGATACGATTGGTGTTATTGGGACCAGTTCTATTCACTATGTGGAAAGAGAAAAATTCTTGTTTACAATAGCTTGTATTTTGGTATCTTGGTGTTGGTTTCTTTTTTTATCAGTGATCGGAAGGGTTATCGGCAAAAGAAAAGGCTTTAGACAAGTATTTGGATTGATTAATAAGGTTTCCGCTGTTTTTATGTGGCTATCCGCTTTGTATATGATTTATAATAGTACTATCTGA
- a CDS encoding DUF456 domain-containing protein, producing MESTVMIANIAFILAILAGVIMTIIGLPGNLLILLTGLLYGYYDHFDKMDYAVLVIVLGIFIIAEILEFVAGVVGAKKEKASKRAMFATFIGTIVGGIWGTAILPVIGSLLGALCGAFIATALAEYSKTKDLEQAKRVGKSVLKGQIIAIIIKSTAAVSMAILLLYQLNWH from the coding sequence GTGGAATCTACAGTGATGATTGCTAACATCGCATTTATTCTAGCTATTTTAGCTGGTGTTATAATGACAATAATCGGTTTACCTGGTAATCTTCTTATTCTTTTGACGGGCCTTTTATATGGGTATTATGACCATTTTGATAAGATGGACTATGCTGTTTTGGTGATTGTACTGGGAATTTTTATTATTGCTGAAATCCTTGAATTTGTTGCAGGGGTAGTCGGGGCAAAAAAAGAAAAAGCCTCTAAACGGGCAATGTTTGCCACGTTTATCGGCACTATAGTAGGAGGCATATGGGGGACGGCCATTTTACCAGTGATCGGCTCTTTATTGGGGGCGTTATGTGGGGCTTTTATTGCAACTGCCTTGGCAGAATACAGCAAAACAAAAGACCTAGAACAAGCTAAAAGAGTAGGGAAAAGCGTATTGAAAGGGCAGATTATTGCGATCATTATTAAATCGACAGCTGCCGTTAGTATGGCAATACTATTATTGTATCAACTGAACTGGCATTAA
- a CDS encoding efflux RND transporter periplasmic adaptor subunit, giving the protein MRQGLLSNKRKLIIFGIAILALLFFAYRGIYAKNIVKGQRPEDTKPAVDVITVQRKDMIRKIDLTGQTVPESQVDIAAKYTGKVTQINVELGQQVSPGQILLSQDSSDVDISISQNTASYRQASADAIESNATFEANYQKAQSDYQHSVTNYDRYKTLYSQGAISKEALDNAEQQMASSQAALDTWSKQLSAGSAASVQSKLASRDKAQSAIDALQNQKSDLVLRAPRAGIIGFRQVEVGNIISAGQKVLSIVDNSNIYVDCTVSEQDIGQIALGVPTTISIESLGKSYTGKIIYISPAMDSKTQTFTIRVALDQPDNSIRSGMFARTTINVALRPQTLFVPKEAVISLNGKDRIFVVNSNNQIEERIVQLGLRNDTNIEILNGLNDGEQVAISNLSRLKTGTDVTLNKLTE; this is encoded by the coding sequence ATGAGACAGGGCTTATTAAGTAATAAAAGAAAACTAATTATTTTTGGCATCGCAATCCTCGCTCTTCTATTCTTTGCATATCGCGGAATTTACGCAAAAAATATCGTTAAAGGACAACGACCTGAAGATACCAAACCAGCAGTTGATGTGATAACAGTGCAACGTAAAGATATGATACGAAAAATTGACCTAACAGGGCAAACCGTTCCTGAATCCCAAGTAGATATTGCAGCAAAATATACGGGAAAAGTGACCCAAATTAACGTTGAGCTAGGTCAACAGGTTTCTCCTGGACAAATTTTACTGAGCCAAGATAGCAGCGATGTTGATATTTCCATATCTCAAAACACTGCTAGTTATCGACAAGCTAGCGCAGATGCGATTGAAAGCAATGCTACATTTGAAGCAAATTATCAAAAAGCCCAATCCGATTATCAACATAGCGTCACTAATTATGATCGATATAAAACCCTATATTCTCAAGGGGCCATCTCAAAAGAGGCACTTGATAATGCAGAGCAGCAAATGGCTTCCTCTCAAGCTGCTTTAGATACTTGGTCAAAACAATTGAGTGCCGGAAGTGCAGCTTCTGTTCAATCAAAATTAGCCAGTCGCGATAAAGCACAAAGTGCCATTGATGCCCTTCAGAATCAAAAATCCGACCTTGTTTTACGGGCTCCCCGCGCTGGCATCATTGGCTTTCGCCAGGTTGAGGTTGGCAATATTATCTCAGCTGGCCAGAAAGTACTATCAATCGTAGATAATAGTAACATCTATGTAGATTGCACTGTATCAGAACAAGATATCGGACAAATTGCATTAGGAGTACCTACTACGATTTCAATTGAATCACTAGGAAAGTCCTATACTGGTAAAATCATTTATATCAGCCCAGCAATGGATAGTAAAACACAAACCTTTACCATCCGTGTTGCTCTTGATCAACCAGATAATAGTATTAGAAGCGGTATGTTTGCGCGAACTACTATTAATGTTGCTTTAAGGCCCCAAACCTTATTTGTACCAAAAGAAGCCGTTATTTCTTTAAATGGTAAAGACCGTATTTTCGTTGTCAATAGTAACAACCAAATAGAAGAACGCATTGTCCAGCTAGGTTTACGTAATGATACCAATATTGAGATCCTTAATGGACTCAACGATGGCGAGCAAGTAGCTATCAGCAATTTATCTAGGCTTAAAACGGGCACAGACGTTACACTAAATAAACTTACAGAATAA
- the ddlA gene encoding D-alanine--D-alanine ligase, with amino-acid sequence MEKKNIAILFGGNSTEHEVSLQSAKNVIGAIDKEKYEITLIGIDKDGQWYLCDNEDFLVNEHNPKEIKLKHTEISVVLQQGKVEQQLLCFGKTNFTKNIDVVFPILHGAYGEDGTVQGLLKLANLPFVGPSLLGSAIGMDKDVTKRLLRDAGIPTAKCLTYKKWEQDKIDFTTAVEELGLPIFVKPANLGSSVGINKVRNEEEFCKAIQEAFAFDSKILLEEFIQGQEIECAVLGNEAPKASILGAVIPQQDFYSYDAKYIDDKGAKLQIPAELSSELTYRMQNLAKKAFQVLCCEGMARVDFFLTKESAIYINEINTIPGFTAISMYPKLWEYSGIAYKDLIDKLIQLALERYQREEAIQKKYF; translated from the coding sequence ATGGAAAAGAAAAATATTGCTATATTGTTTGGTGGAAATTCAACAGAACATGAAGTTTCTTTGCAATCAGCAAAGAATGTAATTGGCGCAATTGATAAAGAAAAATATGAAATTACTTTAATTGGTATTGACAAAGATGGACAATGGTATTTATGTGATAATGAGGATTTTTTGGTCAATGAGCATAACCCAAAAGAAATTAAACTGAAACATACGGAGATTTCTGTTGTCTTACAGCAGGGGAAGGTCGAACAACAACTTTTGTGCTTTGGAAAAACCAATTTTACGAAAAACATTGATGTGGTTTTTCCTATCCTCCATGGCGCATATGGCGAGGATGGAACAGTACAAGGGTTGTTAAAACTAGCCAATTTGCCTTTCGTAGGCCCTAGTCTTTTGGGTTCAGCGATTGGTATGGATAAGGATGTTACGAAACGCTTACTCAGAGATGCTGGAATCCCCACTGCGAAATGTTTGACATACAAGAAGTGGGAGCAGGACAAGATAGACTTTACTACGGCAGTAGAAGAATTAGGGTTGCCGATTTTTGTGAAACCTGCCAATCTTGGCTCTTCAGTAGGAATTAATAAGGTCAGAAATGAAGAGGAATTCTGTAAGGCGATACAAGAAGCCTTTGCCTTTGATAGTAAAATCTTGCTAGAAGAGTTTATTCAAGGTCAGGAAATTGAATGTGCCGTTTTAGGCAATGAAGCTCCTAAGGCTTCTATCTTGGGAGCCGTCATTCCACAACAGGATTTTTACTCCTACGATGCAAAATACATTGATGATAAAGGAGCAAAATTGCAAATTCCTGCAGAACTTTCAAGTGAATTGACTTATAGGATGCAAAATCTTGCCAAAAAAGCCTTTCAAGTCTTATGTTGTGAAGGAATGGCAAGAGTTGATTTTTTCTTAACGAAGGAATCTGCAATTTATATTAATGAGATTAATACAATCCCGGGTTTTACAGCGATCAGCATGTACCCTAAACTTTGGGAATATAGTGGCATTGCTTATAAAGACCTAATTGATAAACTAATTCAGCTAGCTTTAGAAAGATATCAAAGAGAAGAAGCAATACAAAAAAAATATTTTTAA
- a CDS encoding NAD(P)-dependent oxidoreductase, which yields MMKIALIGANGTVGQRILKEALRRGHEVIAIVRDVSRITEKNANLQIVSGDILNPVSITKAVTGSDVVISAYGPKHGEEYNMENSAKSLLNGVQNAGVNRLLIVGGAGSLEVAPGLQLVDAPNFPEDWKPIAKAHGKSLEIFRSADLDWTYFSPAAMFAPGERTGKFRIGNDQLLTDEKGESHISMEDYAIAMIDEVETPHFTRKRFTIAY from the coding sequence ATGATGAAAATTGCATTAATAGGGGCAAATGGAACAGTAGGACAACGTATTCTAAAGGAGGCTCTAAGAAGGGGCCATGAAGTAATCGCTATAGTGCGTGATGTATCTCGTATTACGGAGAAAAATGCGAATCTACAGATAGTATCTGGCGATATTTTAAATCCAGTAAGTATTACTAAGGCAGTAACTGGTTCTGATGTAGTCATTAGTGCCTATGGGCCAAAACATGGTGAAGAGTATAATATGGAAAATAGCGCTAAAAGCTTGCTTAATGGAGTGCAAAACGCTGGAGTCAATCGCCTTTTGATTGTGGGAGGAGCTGGCAGTCTAGAAGTAGCTCCTGGTTTACAACTTGTAGATGCGCCAAACTTCCCTGAAGATTGGAAACCAATTGCCAAGGCTCACGGAAAGTCATTAGAAATATTCCGAAGTGCAGACCTTGATTGGACTTATTTTAGCCCAGCAGCTATGTTTGCACCTGGAGAGAGAACAGGTAAATTCCGTATTGGTAATGATCAGCTTTTAACAGATGAAAAAGGAGAAAGCCATATTTCCATGGAAGATTATGCTATTGCTATGATTGATGAAGTTGAAACTCCTCATTTTACCCGTAAACGCTTTACTATTGCTTACTAA
- a CDS encoding PLP-dependent aminotransferase family protein, producing the protein MLSIDWVPNHKDAVPLYQQIVEYIKNKITIGEWPLHSKLPPQRVLANNFQVNRSTLKIALEELIADGLLKSKIGSGTWVANNTWSVLTSHPTVNWNSYLDKGIHLPNLHTIQEINHSEFKPNIIRLGTGELSPELFPKAMMNSILKKLPSSILSLGYEEPKGLLPLREQISIYLRSFGIDASPSSIMIVSGALQALQLICCSLLPKGSTVLLEKPSYLYSLKLFQSMSMEFAGLPLDEEGIQLAPIAFHKEHKNANLLYTIPCFHNPTGILMSEQRRKSIIALCQKEQLPVIEDDVYRELWLDSNPPPIPLKALDREGLVLYLGSLSKSLSPGLRIGWIVGPEPVIERLADIKMQNDYGSSSLSQWAAAEWFNSGLYQKHLEKVREKLRIRRDVASQSLDTYFSDIATWKIPTGGFYIWLTLTQPVSMQRLFTEALDKGLLIHPGNIYDNLSNRHLRLSYSYVSISELKNGLRLLASIIRNMMD; encoded by the coding sequence GTGTTATCAATTGATTGGGTACCTAATCATAAAGATGCTGTCCCTTTATATCAACAAATCGTAGAATACATAAAGAATAAAATTACCATTGGTGAATGGCCACTACATAGCAAATTACCTCCCCAACGCGTCCTTGCTAACAATTTCCAAGTAAATCGCAGTACACTGAAAATCGCCTTGGAAGAATTAATTGCAGACGGACTACTGAAAAGTAAAATAGGCAGCGGTACATGGGTAGCAAATAACACTTGGTCAGTACTAACATCCCATCCAACTGTAAATTGGAATTCTTATCTTGATAAAGGGATACATTTACCTAACCTTCATACCATACAAGAAATTAATCATTCAGAATTTAAGCCAAATATCATTCGATTAGGTACTGGAGAGCTTTCACCTGAATTGTTCCCAAAGGCTATGATGAACTCCATACTAAAAAAGCTGCCTAGTTCTATTCTCTCATTAGGTTACGAAGAACCTAAAGGACTCCTTCCCCTCCGAGAACAGATCAGTATTTATTTACGATCCTTTGGAATTGATGCCTCTCCCTCCTCTATTATGATTGTATCTGGCGCATTGCAAGCTCTCCAACTGATATGCTGCAGCTTACTGCCAAAAGGATCGACGGTTCTACTAGAAAAACCCTCTTATCTATATTCCCTTAAACTCTTCCAATCCATGAGTATGGAGTTCGCTGGTCTCCCTCTTGATGAAGAGGGGATTCAACTTGCCCCCATCGCTTTTCATAAGGAACATAAAAATGCGAATTTATTATATACGATTCCTTGTTTTCACAACCCCACGGGTATTCTTATGTCCGAACAACGTCGTAAAAGCATTATTGCATTGTGTCAAAAAGAACAATTACCTGTAATTGAAGACGATGTCTATCGAGAACTCTGGCTAGATTCAAACCCACCGCCTATACCTCTAAAAGCTTTGGATCGCGAGGGGCTTGTTCTGTATCTCGGGAGCCTCTCCAAATCATTAAGCCCTGGATTACGCATTGGCTGGATTGTAGGCCCTGAACCAGTCATTGAACGATTAGCTGATATTAAAATGCAAAACGATTATGGCTCAAGTTCCTTATCCCAATGGGCTGCTGCTGAGTGGTTTAACAGTGGATTATACCAAAAACACCTAGAAAAAGTACGAGAAAAATTACGAATCCGTCGAGATGTTGCTTCTCAAAGCTTAGACACCTACTTTTCAGACATCGCAACCTGGAAAATACCTACGGGTGGGTTTTATATTTGGCTTACATTGACTCAGCCAGTCTCTATGCAAAGATTATTTACAGAAGCCTTAGATAAAGGTCTATTAATTCATCCGGGTAATATATATGACAACCTATCGAACCGCCATCTTCGTCTATCATACTCATATGTCTCAATATCTGAACTGAAAAATGGCCTACGCCTTCTTGCTAGTATTATTAGAAATATGATGGATTAA
- the ygiD gene encoding 4,5-DOPA dioxygenase extradiol — protein sequence MKKAPVLFLGHGSPMNIILENEYTNSLVRLGKILPRPRAILVVSAHWLTKGTFITAREIPEIIYDFYGFPQELYDIRYPCPGGKEQIEEVSSVFKNASIGYDNQRGLDHAAWSVLKHMYPDADIPVMELSLDVQKTPQEHYEIARKLAPLREQGFLIIGSGNIVHNLRLVDWDMEAAPFEWAVTFDATVKQCLLEQNHQPLVEYEKIGKDAMLSIPTNEHYLPMLYAAALQDHDEVLHFSYEGFQNASMSMRCFSIGDLSDD from the coding sequence ATGAAGAAAGCTCCTGTATTATTTTTAGGACATGGGTCGCCAATGAATATCATACTTGAGAATGAATACACAAATAGCTTAGTTAGGTTAGGAAAAATTCTTCCAAGACCTAGAGCTATTTTAGTTGTATCAGCTCATTGGCTTACAAAAGGTACTTTTATTACAGCTAGGGAAATACCTGAGATTATCTATGACTTTTATGGATTTCCTCAAGAATTATATGATATTCGTTATCCATGTCCAGGTGGTAAAGAGCAAATAGAAGAAGTCTCATCTGTGTTTAAAAATGCGTCAATTGGTTATGATAATCAGCGGGGGCTAGATCACGCTGCCTGGTCTGTTTTGAAACATATGTATCCTGATGCAGATATACCTGTGATGGAATTGAGTCTTGATGTTCAAAAGACACCTCAAGAACATTATGAAATAGCTCGCAAATTGGCTCCCTTGCGGGAACAGGGATTTTTGATTATTGGCAGCGGTAATATTGTACATAATTTACGTCTCGTTGATTGGGATATGGAAGCCGCACCTTTTGAGTGGGCTGTAACTTTTGATGCCACAGTGAAACAATGTTTACTAGAACAAAATCATCAGCCACTCGTGGAATATGAAAAAATAGGTAAGGATGCTATGTTATCCATACCTACCAATGAACATTATTTACCAATGTTATATGCTGCAGCGTTGCAAGATCATGATGAAGTCCTTCACTTTTCTTATGAAGGATTTCAAAATGCGTCCATGTCCATGCGGTGTTTTTCAATCGGTGATTTATCCGATGACTAA
- a CDS encoding purine-nucleoside phosphorylase, translating into MIRNMYDKVGESVSFIKGKINRTPKIAVILGSGLGELANGLENKEYVDYKDIPNFPQSTVVGHEGRLVFGSVDGVEVLLMQGRFHYYEGYSMKEVTYPIYVMQQLGVKKLIVTNACGGINRDFAPGTLMIIKDFINLFGDNPLIGINDERFGPRFPDMSEPYKLEMIDKAKSIADAIDIPYKEGIYAGFMGPYYESAAEIVAIGRMGADAVGMSTVPETIAANYLGIDVLGIACITNMATGIQTGKHSHANVVDIAQRASSKLSAWVMKVIAEI; encoded by the coding sequence ATGATAAGGAACATGTACGATAAAGTCGGGGAATCAGTCAGTTTTATTAAGGGAAAAATAAATCGTACGCCGAAAATTGCTGTTATTTTAGGATCTGGTCTTGGCGAATTGGCAAATGGACTTGAAAATAAAGAGTATGTTGATTACAAAGACATTCCTAATTTTCCACAGTCTACAGTAGTGGGGCATGAAGGCAGGCTTGTTTTTGGCAGTGTAGATGGTGTTGAGGTACTGCTAATGCAGGGACGGTTTCATTATTATGAAGGCTATTCTATGAAAGAAGTAACCTATCCTATTTATGTGATGCAGCAATTAGGTGTCAAAAAACTGATTGTCACAAATGCCTGTGGTGGCATCAATAGAGATTTTGCGCCAGGTACCCTAATGATTATTAAAGATTTTATAAATTTATTTGGTGACAATCCATTGATTGGAATCAATGATGAACGTTTTGGTCCCCGTTTTCCTGATATGTCTGAACCTTATAAACTTGAAATGATCGATAAAGCAAAAAGTATTGCTGATGCGATAGACATTCCATACAAAGAAGGAATTTATGCTGGTTTTATGGGACCTTATTATGAATCAGCAGCAGAAATTGTGGCAATTGGCAGGATGGGAGCAGATGCAGTAGGAATGTCGACGGTTCCTGAAACAATCGCTGCGAACTATTTGGGAATTGATGTCCTTGGAATCGCGTGTATCACAAATATGGCTACGGGCATACAGACGGGAAAACACTCCCATGCCAATGTTGTAGACATTGCCCAGAGGGCATCTAGTAAATTAAGTGCATGGGTAATGAAAGTGATCGCGGAGATATGA
- a CDS encoding C-GCAxxG-C-C family (seleno)protein — protein sequence MLRNLIEQGYGEEEDLNCAEKILYGANQVYKLGLDKNSLRMASGFGGGMAIGSVCGGLTAAIMVLGILFVKNNAHESKKIKELTQELFENYREEMGEIHCDPLKARHRTNEIKCRNVIAKAAAALDTIVKREIGDPLAQILATEKP from the coding sequence ATGTTACGAAATTTAATTGAACAAGGCTACGGGGAAGAAGAAGATCTAAACTGCGCAGAAAAAATACTGTATGGTGCAAATCAAGTTTACAAACTAGGATTAGATAAAAATTCTTTGCGGATGGCTTCTGGATTCGGCGGTGGCATGGCCATCGGCAGCGTCTGTGGTGGGTTAACCGCAGCTATTATGGTACTGGGCATTCTTTTTGTTAAAAACAATGCCCATGAAAGTAAAAAAATCAAGGAATTAACCCAAGAACTCTTTGAAAACTATCGGGAGGAAATGGGAGAGATTCATTGTGATCCATTAAAAGCCCGCCACCGCACGAATGAAATCAAATGTAGAAATGTCATAGCCAAAGCAGCGGCAGCCTTAGATACCATAGTAAAACGTGAAATAGGTGATCCTCTAGCCCAAATTCTCGCTACTGAAAAGCCCTAA